In Brachybacterium fresconis, the genomic stretch TGGGGCACCAGGGCGAGCTCCTGGTGGATGATCACGATGCCTTCGGCCTCGGAGTCGTTGATGGTCGAGAAGCGGACGGGGTGGCCGCGGAAACGGATCTCGCCCTCGTAGGAGCCGGCCGGCTCGACGCCGGAGAGCACCTTCATGAGCGTGGACTTGCCGGCGCCGTTCTCGCCGCAGATGGCATGGATCTCCCCGTCGTCGACCGTCAAGGACACGTCGTCGAGCGCGGTGACCCCGGGGAACCGCTTGGTGATGGAGCGCATCTCGAGGATGTGTTCGGTCACGGGACCCTCCTTCGGGCAGGGAGGCCCCGGCGCGCGCGGTCGCGCCGCCGGGACCTCGTCGGATACGGGATGCGGTTCAGAGCTGCCCGGACTCGACCTGCTCCTCGGTGTAGTACCCGGACTCGACGAGGATCTCCTCGTAGTTGCTCTCCAGGACCATCTGCACCGGGAGCAGGTACGACGGCACGACCTTCACGCCGTTGTCGTAGGTCTCGGTGTCGTTGGCCTCGGGATCCTCGCCCTTCAGCATGGACTCACAGGCGACGATGGCCCGCTCGGCGAGTTCCCGGGTGTCCTTGAAGATCGTCGAGTGCTGGACGCCGTCGGCGATCAGCTTGATCGACGCGATCTCGGCATCCTGGCCGGTCACGATCGGCAGCCCCTCCTCGATCGTCGGTCCGCGGCCCGTGTTCTGCAGGGCGTTGATGATGCCGCGCGAGAGCGGATCCGCCGGAGCCAGCACACCGGACAGCTCCTCGCCGCTGTTGTAGTAGGTGGTCAGCAGGGTCTCCATGCGCTTCTGCGCGGTCTCCTGCTCCCAGCGCTGGGTGGCGGCCTGCTCGATGTCGGTCTGCTTCGAGGGAACGACGAGGGTGCCGTCGTCCAAGTACGGCTGGAGGGTGTCGATCGCGCCCTTCCAGAACAGGTGGGCGTTGTTGTCGTCCAGCGAGCCGGCGAACAGCTCCACGTTCAGCGGTCCCTCGGGGGCGTCGTCGGCCGGCTCGAACTCCTCGTCCAGCAGGCCGAGCCCGAACATCAGGGCGTTGGCCTGGCTCACACCCACCTTGTAGTTGTCGAAGGTGACGTAGAAGTCGACGTTCTCGCTGTCGGTGAGCAGCCGGTCGTAGGCGACCACCGGGATGCCCTGCGAGGCGGCGTTGTCCAGCTGCGCCGAGAGGGACGCCCCGTCGATCGAGGCGATCAGCAGGGCGGCCACGCCGCTGTTGATCATCTGGTCGATCTGCTGCTGCTGGGTGGGGATGTCGTCCTGGGCGTACTGCATGTCGACCTTGTAGCCCTTGTCCTCCAGACCCTTCTTGATGTTGGCGCCGTCGGCCACCCACCGCTCGTAGGTCTCGGTGGGCATCGCGACGCCGACGGTCTGGTCGCTGGGCGCGGCATCGGGGTCGGGCCCGCCCGATCCGGCTCCCTCGCCACCGCAGGCCGCCAGCCCCAGGGCAGCCGCAGCGACCGAGGTCCCGATCAGGAAGTTTCTCCGGTTGTGCATGGTGTCTCCTTGTCGAAATCGCCATCCGCCGCCTGGCAGGAATGGTTCCGTCCTGCGCTGTGCACTGAACACAGACGCCGGGCAGCAGCTGCGCTGCCCGAGGTGCCGGTGATGCATCGGCGAGGCTGTCCGGGCCGGGGTGGATCCGTGCCCGGTGATCCGCACGCCGCCTGTGGCGTGAGGCACAGGGAATGATAACGTTCACATTGAGGCAGATGTCAACGGGAACGGCGCGCGTGCGGGTCACAACTCAGCAACACTTACTGATGGTCGGAATGGAAAGGACTCGCGACCTGCTGTAAAACGATTGCTCTGGTCACACCCGCACCCTGTCGCTCTCACCCGACACTCTGCCCAGTCCGTCCCCGCACTCCCCCGCACACCGCCGTTGCCTCGACCCCGCCCCCGGAAGGAGCAGGCATGGACGCCACCCCCCGCCGTCCCTCCATGGCCGACGTCGCCGCGCGCGCCGAGGTCTCGTACCAGACGGTCTCCCGCGTGCTCAACGAACCGCAGGTCGTGCGGCCGGCGACCCGCGAGCGGGTGCTGGAGGCGATCTCCGCGCTCGGATACACCCGCAATCGTGCTGCTCGCGCCCTGAAGACCACCCGGTCCTCCCTGATCGGCATGCTCACCGACGGCTCCTCGCTGTTCGGGCCGGCGGAGACGACCACCGCGATCGAGGCCGCCGCCCGCGAGGCGGGCTACTCGGTGCTGCTGACCACGGTCGGCGCGCACGAGGACGGTGCGCGCGAGATCGGTTCGGAGCTGTTGGGCTCGGGGGCCGACGGGATCCTCGTGGTCGCGGCGCACGAGGGGATGGTCCCGGCGGTCGCCACCGCCGCCCGCTCCACCCCGGTCGTGGCGGTCTCGGCGCAGGCGCCGAAGGTCGACGGGGTCGAGGTGGTCGGGGTGGAGCAGCAGCTCGGCGCGCGCCTGGTGGTCGAGCATCTCGCGCGCACGGGCGCCCGCTCGGCGGTCCATCTCTGCGGCCCGCAGGACTGGTTCGACGCCCGCGCGCGGCTGGACGGCTTCCAGCGGGCCGCGCAGGAGCTCGGTCTCGAGGCCTCGGTCATCGGACCGGGCGACTGGAACCCGCGCTCCGGCTACGAGCTGACCAGCTCCCTGATCGCCGAGGGCGCTCTGCCCGATGCGATCTTCGCGGCGAACGACATGATGGCGATCGGGGTGCTGCACGCGCTGCACCTGCGGGGGCTGCGGGTGCCCGAGGACGTCGCGGTGGTCGGCTTCGACAACACCGTCGGCGCCGAGTTCCTCATCCCCTCGCTGACCACGGTCTCCCAGCCCTTCGCCGAGCTGGGACGACTGGCTCTCGAGCGACTGCTGTGCCTGCTCGAGGGGCGCGAGGTGCCCGTGAACACGCCGCGCACACTGCCGCCGCGTCTGGTGGCGCGCCGCTCCACCCACCCCGAGCGCACGCACTGACCCGTCGGCCTCGCCCCTCACTCCCGGATGCCCGCCTCCGTCGGCTCCGCGGCGTACTGTCGGGCACCCGCTCCCAGCCGACGCCCCCGAGCCGACGCCCCCGTGCTGACGTCCGCCCTCGAGCCGCCGACCTCGATGTGAACGTTGACATGACCTGCGTGGACTGGTCTCATGGCGTCATGACGCACGCCGCCGTGTCCTCCGCAGACCATTCCTCCGTAGACTCCGCCGCCTTCCTGCGGGAGGGACGTGCCCACCTCGGGATCGAGCTGGGCTCGACCCGGATCAAGGCAGCCCTGGTCGATGACGGGGGCACCGTGCTCGGCACGGGCTCGCACGCCTGGGAGAACGAGCTGGTCGAGGACAGCTGGACCTACTCGCTCGACGCGGCCTGGGACGGGATCCGCGACTGCTACGCCGACCTGGTGCGGGACGTGCGCGAGCGCCACGAGGTCGAGCTGACGCAGCTGGCGAGCTTCGGCATCTCCGCGATGATGCACGGCTACCTCCCCCTCGACGCCGACGGCGAGCAGCTCGCCCCCTTCCGCACCTGGCGCAACACCTACACGGCCGACGCCGCCGCCCTGCTCAGCCGCACCTTCGCGCTGAACATCCCGCTGCGCTGGAGCATCTCGCACCTGGTCCACGCGATCCTCGGCGGCGAAGAGCACGTGGGGCGGATCGACACCCTGACCACCCTGGCCGGCTCCGTGCACCAGCGCCTGACCGGGCGCCGGGTGCTGGGAGTCGGCGATGCCAGCGGCATGTTCCCCATCGCCGCCTCGGGGACGGACTACGACCCCGAACTGCTCGAGCGCTTCGCCGCCCTCGACGAGGTCGCAGGGCTCCCCTGGTCGCTGTCGCAGATCCTGCCCGAGGTGCTCACGGCCGGGCAGGGCGCCGGCTCCCTGACCGCCGAGGGCGCCGCCCTGCTCGACCCCACCGGCGCCCTGCAGCCCGGCGCCGTGGCCGCACCGCCGGAGGGAGACGCCGGCACCGGGATGGTCGCCACCCAGGCCGTGGACCCCCGCACCGGCAACGTGTCGGCCGGCACCAGCGCCTTCGCGATGGTGGTCCTGGAGGGCCGCCTGTCCGGGCCGCGCGAGGAGATCGACCTGGTCACCACGCCGGCCGGGCATCCAGTGGCGATGATCCACACCAACAACTGCACCACGGACCTCGACGCGTGGCTGGGCCTGTTCTCCCGTTTCGCGGAGCTGATCGGCCATCCCGTCGGCGACGAGGAGCTCTACGGCGCCCTGTTCGGCGCGGGAGCCGCGGGCGAGGCCGACGCGGGTGGCGTGCTGTCCTACAACTACGTCTCCGGCGAGCACCAGACGGGGGTGCCCTCCGGCCGCCCCCTGCTGGTGCGCGAGCAGGAGGCCCGCTTCACCCTCGAGAACTTCATGCGCTCCCAGCTCTACGGCGCCTTCGGAGCGCTCGCGGTGGGCATGGAGGCGCTGCTGAAGGACGAGGGCGTCCAGCTCGACGTCATGTACGCCCACGGCGGCATCTTCCGCACCCAGGGCGTCGCCCAGCAGGTGCTGGCCGACGCGCTGGCCACCCCCGTCGCCGTCGGCGAGTCCGCGGGCGAGGGCGGGGCCTGGGGCATGGCACTGCTGGCAGCCTTCACCGCGCGGCAGCAGGCCGGATCGGACCGGAGCGCCGGGTCGCACCGGGACGACCGGGCGCCGGCCGCGGAGTCGCTCAGCGACTTCCTCGCCCAGCAGATCTTCGCCTCCCAGGAGCTGGTCACGCTGCATCCCGAGGAGTCCGGCATGGCCGGGCACGCGACGTGGCTGGAGGGATACCGCACGGGCCTGCAGGTCGAGCGCCTCGCCGGTGAGGTCCTGGATTGATCTGAGGCCGGCCCACCCATCCCCGCCATCCGTGACCAGCACGATCCAGGAGTCGCCCCATGACCATCGCCCTCGCCCAGCTGTCCGCCGAGGTGCAGGCGGCCGTGGCCGCCACCCGTGAGCGGGTCGCCGCCCTCCACGCCGAGCTGCCGCGCAACCAGCTGGTGGTATGGACCGCCGGGAACGTCTCGGAGCGGGTGACGCTGCCGGAGGGCTCGGAGGTGCCCGGCCTGCTCGTCATCAAGCCCTCCGGGGTCTCCTACGACGAGCTGTCGGCCCAGAACATGGTGGTGTGCACGCTGGACGGGGCCAAGATCGTCGACGGGACCCCCGATTCCCTGGTCCCCTCTTCGGACACTGCCGCGCATGCCTATGTGTACGCGCACATGGCGGAGGTGGGCGGCGTGGTGCACACGCACTCGACCTACGCGACCGCCTGGGCCGCGCGGGGCGAGGAGATCCCCTGCGTGCTGACGATGATGGGCGATGAGTTCGGGGGACCGGTCCCCGTCGGCCCTTTCGCGATCATCGGGGATGATTCCATCGGCCGCGGCATCGTCGAGACCCTGTCCGGCCACCGCAGCCCTGCCGTGCTGATGCAGAACCACGGCCCGTTCACCATCGGCACGGACGCCCGCGCCGCGGTGAAGGCCGCCGTGATGGTCGAGGAGGTCGCCCGTACGGTGCACGTCTCCCGCCAGCTCGGCGAACCGCTGCCGATCCCGCAGCAGTCGATCGACTCCCTGTACGACCGCTACCAGAACGTCTACGGCCAGCGTTCGCACGGCTGAGGCCGCTCGATCCCGGTCCCGTCGGACGCGATTCTCGGAGCGAGAACGGCCGGAGGCGCTGCGTGCCGGAGCTGCAGCGGGCGGCCGTGCGGCCGCCGAGCCGACTATCTGTGAGGTTGCCGACCGCGGAAATCCCATGACCTGCACTGTTGGCATTCTGATGATGCTCAGATCCACCGCCCTGGTTGAAGATTCCCTGAGATCTGAGCACAGTAGGGGTCGACTATGACTTCGACAGGACGGAATGCGATGAGCACCACCGGAACCCCCGAGACAGGTGAGGATGCCCCGGACACCCCGGGCACCGCCGCCTCGGGCACCTCCCCCACCCAGTGGCCGGAGAATCTCCCCGAGACCGTCCACCTTCCCCGCTCGGTGCAGATCGGCGACGACGACAGCGACGACGAGATCACCGAGAAGCTGCGCCGTCAGGGCGCGCGCATCGGCAAGGGCGTCATCGCCCCGGCGGTGTTCTGGCCCGCGCTGCTGATCATCCTCGCCGTCGCCCTGCTCGCGATCATCTTCCCCGAGACCTCATCCACCGTGATGTTCGGGATCCAGAACTGGATCGTGGCCGATCTGGGCTGGTTCTACATGCTGGCGATCGGCCTGTTCGTCGTCTTCTCCATCGCCCTGGCACTGTCACCGTACGGCCGCATCCGTCTGGGCCGTGACGAGGACAGGCCCGAATTCGGCCTGTTCTCCTGGTTCGCGATGTTGTTCGCAGCCGGCATGGGAGTCGGGCTGGTGTTCTACGGCGTCGCCGAGCCGCTCGGCTACACCACCAACAACGTCAAGCCCAGCTGGGACGGCGAAGGCGTCGAGCTCTCGGGACAGGCCATGGCGCAGACCTTCATGCACTGGGGCCTGCATCCCTGGGCCACGTATGCGGTCATCGGCCTGGCCGTCGCGTACGCCATCCACCGACGCGGTCGCCCCGTCTCCATCCGCTGGGCCCTCGAGCCGCTCTTCGGCGAGCGCGTCAAAGGCTGGGTCGGCGACGTCATCGACGTCCTGGCCATCTTCGGCACCGTGTTCGGCATCGCCACCTCGCTCGGCCTGGGCGCCCAGCAGATCGGCGCGGGCATGACCGCGATCGGTCTCATCGACGGGGCCAGCACCACGTTCCTCATGATCCTGATCACCGTGATCACCTTCCTGGCCACGCTCTCCGTGATCAGCGGCGTGGGCGTCGGGATCAAGTGGCTCTCGAACGGCAATCTGACCCTGGCCGGCCTGCTGCTGGTCACCGCGCTCGTCTTCGGCCCGACGGTCTTCCTGCTGCAGAACTTCGTCGAGTCCCTCGGCGTCTATCTCTCGAACGTCTTCGAGATGACCCTGGACGTCGGCGCGTACACGCGCTCCGAGGAGGCGCAGTCCTGGTTCGCCGGAAACACCCTGTTCTACTGGGGCTGGTGGATCGCCTGGGCACCGTTCGTCGGCGTCTTCATCGCCCGCATCTCCAAGGGGCGCACGGTCCGCCAGTTCATCTCCGGTGTTCTCCTCGTCCCCTCCCTCGTGGGCATGATCTGGTTCGCCATCTGGGGCGGCAACGGTCTGTTCCGCCAGTGGTTCGGTGCGGGCGACCTCGGCGACATCACCGCCGAGGAGTCCATGTTCCGCATCTTCGAGGGCTTCCCGCTGACCGGGCTGCTGTCGGTCCTGGGCATCATCCTGGTAGCGATCTTCTTCATCACCTCCTCGGACTCCGGCTCGCTGGTGGTGGACATGCTCGCCTCCGGCGGTCACCCGAATCCGCCCATCTGGTCGCGCGTCGTGTGGGCGGTGCTCGAGGGCCTGCTCGCCGCCGCCCTGCTGGCCTCCGGCGGTCTGGAAGCCCTGCAGGCGGGTTCGCTGGTGACGGCGCTGCCCTTCAGCATCATCCTGCTGCTGATGTGCGTGTCGCTGGTCAAGGCACTGAGCCTCGACCAAGCGGTGCTGAACCAGTACGAGCAGATCCGACGCATGGAGGCCGTGACCCGGCACATCGCCGGCGAGGTCAACGCCACACTCCCGAAGAACGAGGAATTCGGCGAGTACCTGGACACCCGCGTCGACGACCGGATCGACTACCGGCTGGAGCGCACCCGCGGCGCCTTCGGGCGTCCCCGCTCGGAGAAGCCCTCGGAGCGCACGGCCGCCCGCCCCGCGGGCAGGCACGATCGCCGCGGACGCGGTCCGTCGGACACCGAATCGGACTCCGACGCCGACTGATCCCACAGCACGGATCCGAGCCGGATCCCGGAGATGTCGCACGATGACGAAGGAGGTCGCCCCTCGGGGCGGCCTCCTTCGTCGTCGGCAGGACCGTCGGCCGCGGCATCCGGACCCGGATGACCGGCACGGGCGCCCGTCACGGATGCCAGGCATGAATGCACGGCACGGACGCCGGTCATCGTTGACACCCGTCCTGTGAACGTTCACAATTGAGAGGTCACCCCGCATCCCGCCGCTGCCGAGCGGCGGCCATGCGCCCCGTCCTCCCGAAGGAGTCACTGTGGACAATCCTTTCGACGCCCGCGAGATCTGGTTCCTGACCGGCAGCCAGGGCCTGTACGGCCCCGAGACCCTCGACCAGGTCGCCGAGCAGTCCCGCGTGATCGCCGAGACCCTCGACGCCGGCGCCGACATCCCGGTGAAGATCGTCTGGAAGCCGGTTCTCACCGATCGCGACGCGATCCGCGAGACCGCTCTGGCGGCGAACGCGGACCCCGCCTGCGTGGGCGTCATCGCCTGGATGCACACCTTCTCGCCGGCGAAGATGTGGATCCAGGGCCTGGACGCACTGACCACCCCGCTGCTGCACCTGCACACGCAGGCCAACGTCGCCCTGCCCTGGTCCACCATCGACATGGACTTCATGAACCTCAACCAGGCCGCGCACGGCGACCGCGAGTTCGGGTACATCGCCACCCGGCTCGGGGTGAACCGCAAGACCGTCGTCGGCCATGCGAGCGATGCGGCCGTCCAGGCCAAGGTGGGCCGCTGGGCCCGCGCCGCCACCGGCTGGGCCGAGATGCACTCGCTGAAGCTCGCGCGCTTCGGCGACAACATGCGCGGCGTCGCCGTCACCGAGGGGGACAAGACCGAGGCCGAACTGCGCCTGGGCGTCTCGGTGAACACCTGGGGCGTCAACGATCTGGTCGAGGTGGTCGACGCCGTCGACGAGCGCCTGATCGACGCCCTGGTCGCCGAGTACGAGGAGCACTACGACGTCGCCCCCGAGCTGCGCCAGGGCGGGGAGCGTCACGAGTCGCTGCGCTACGGCGCCCGCCAGGAGATCGGCCTGCGCACCTTCCTCGACGAGGGCGGCTTCGGCGCGTTCACCACGAACTTCGAGGACCTCGGCGGGCTGCGCCAGCTGCCGGGCCTCGCGGTGCAGCGCCTGATGGCCGACGGCTACGGCTTCGGCGCCGAGGGCGACTGGAAGACCGCGATCCTGGTGCGGGTGGCCGCGGTGATGGGCTACGGCCTGCCCGGCGGCGCCTCCCTCATGGAGGACTACACCTACGAGCTCACGCCCGGCAGGGAGAAGATCCTCGGCGCCCACATGCTCGAGGTCTCCCCCTCGCTGACCACCGCGAAGCCCACCCTCGAGATCCATCCGCTGGGGATCGGCGACCGGGAGGACCCGGTGCGGCTGAAGTTCGCGGCCGACGCCGGACCCGCCGTGGTGGTGGCCCTGTCTGACATGCGCGAGCGATTCCGCCTGGTCGCCAACGTGGTCGAGGTCGTCGAGCCCGACGAGGCGCTGCCGAAGCTGCCGGTGGCCTGCGCCGTCTGGGAACCCGCCCCGGACCTCGCGACCTCCGCCGAATGCTGGCTGACGGCCGGCGCCGCCCATCACACGGTGATGAGCAATGCGGTGGACCTCGAGGTGTGGGAAGACCTCGCCCAGATCGGCGACCTCGAGCTCGCCGTGATCGACGAGGACACCACGGTGCGCTCCTTCGCCCAGGAGCTGCGCACCAACCAGGTCTTCTACCGCCTCGGTCAGGGCTTCTGAAGCTCCGGCCCGCGGCCGGGCCCTTCAGCAGCCCGGCCCCGCGGCCCGACCCGACCCGACCCGGCCCGACCCGGCCCGACCCGGCCCGACCCGGCCCGACCCCGCGAGCGTTGCACAGGTGGCGTTATGACACCGGCAATCCGCCAACTGTGCAACGCTCGCGGCACACTCCGCCGACACCTTCGAGGTCCCCATGGCACCGTCTTCCCCCGCCCCGGGCCTGAGCTGGTCCGGCACCGTCGACTACGGGCCCGGGCCGTTGCATGCTCCGACCTCGGTCGACGAGCTGCGCGCCCTGGTCGCTCGCAGCCGGCGGATCCGGGCCCTCGGCACCCGGCACTCGTTCTCCCAGGTCGCGGCGAGCGACGGTCCGCTGGTGAGCCTCGCGAACCTCCCGTCGGACCTCGAGTTCGACACCGCAGCGCGCACCGTGCGGGTCGGCGCCGGGGTGCGCTACGGCGAGCTGTCCGCAGCCGCCGCCGAGGTGGGGCTGGCCGTGGCGAACACGGGCTCGCTCCCCCATATCTCGGTGGGCGGGGCGAGCGCGACGGGCACCCATGGTTCCGGGGATCGCCACCGCTCGCTGGCCTCCTCGGTGCGGGCGATCGAGCTGATCACCCCAGGCGGTGACCTGGTGACGCTCTCCCGCGAGAAGGACCCGGAGATCTTCGACGGGGCGGTGCTCGCCCTCGGGGCCCTCGGCGTCGTCACCCACCTCACGCTCGATCTGGTGCCCGCCTTCGAGCTGCGCCAGAGCGTCCATCTCGAT encodes the following:
- the chvE gene encoding multiple monosaccharide ABC transporter substrate-binding protein; its protein translation is MHNRRNFLIGTSVAAAALGLAACGGEGAGSGGPDPDAAPSDQTVGVAMPTETYERWVADGANIKKGLEDKGYKVDMQYAQDDIPTQQQQIDQMINSGVAALLIASIDGASLSAQLDNAASQGIPVVAYDRLLTDSENVDFYVTFDNYKVGVSQANALMFGLGLLDEEFEPADDAPEGPLNVELFAGSLDDNNAHLFWKGAIDTLQPYLDDGTLVVPSKQTDIEQAATQRWEQETAQKRMETLLTTYYNSGEELSGVLAPADPLSRGIINALQNTGRGPTIEEGLPIVTGQDAEIASIKLIADGVQHSTIFKDTRELAERAIVACESMLKGEDPEANDTETYDNGVKVVPSYLLPVQMVLESNYEEILVESGYYTEEQVESGQL
- a CDS encoding LacI family DNA-binding transcriptional regulator; this translates as MDATPRRPSMADVAARAEVSYQTVSRVLNEPQVVRPATRERVLEAISALGYTRNRAARALKTTRSSLIGMLTDGSSLFGPAETTTAIEAAAREAGYSVLLTTVGAHEDGAREIGSELLGSGADGILVVAAHEGMVPAVATAARSTPVVAVSAQAPKVDGVEVVGVEQQLGARLVVEHLARTGARSAVHLCGPQDWFDARARLDGFQRAAQELGLEASVIGPGDWNPRSGYELTSSLIAEGALPDAIFAANDMMAIGVLHALHLRGLRVPEDVAVVGFDNTVGAEFLIPSLTTVSQPFAELGRLALERLLCLLEGREVPVNTPRTLPPRLVARRSTHPERTH
- a CDS encoding xylulokinase, with protein sequence MTHAAVSSADHSSVDSAAFLREGRAHLGIELGSTRIKAALVDDGGTVLGTGSHAWENELVEDSWTYSLDAAWDGIRDCYADLVRDVRERHEVELTQLASFGISAMMHGYLPLDADGEQLAPFRTWRNTYTADAAALLSRTFALNIPLRWSISHLVHAILGGEEHVGRIDTLTTLAGSVHQRLTGRRVLGVGDASGMFPIAASGTDYDPELLERFAALDEVAGLPWSLSQILPEVLTAGQGAGSLTAEGAALLDPTGALQPGAVAAPPEGDAGTGMVATQAVDPRTGNVSAGTSAFAMVVLEGRLSGPREEIDLVTTPAGHPVAMIHTNNCTTDLDAWLGLFSRFAELIGHPVGDEELYGALFGAGAAGEADAGGVLSYNYVSGEHQTGVPSGRPLLVREQEARFTLENFMRSQLYGAFGALAVGMEALLKDEGVQLDVMYAHGGIFRTQGVAQQVLADALATPVAVGESAGEGGAWGMALLAAFTARQQAGSDRSAGSHRDDRAPAAESLSDFLAQQIFASQELVTLHPEESGMAGHATWLEGYRTGLQVERLAGEVLD
- a CDS encoding L-ribulose-5-phosphate 4-epimerase, which encodes MTIALAQLSAEVQAAVAATRERVAALHAELPRNQLVVWTAGNVSERVTLPEGSEVPGLLVIKPSGVSYDELSAQNMVVCTLDGAKIVDGTPDSLVPSSDTAAHAYVYAHMAEVGGVVHTHSTYATAWAARGEEIPCVLTMMGDEFGGPVPVGPFAIIGDDSIGRGIVETLSGHRSPAVLMQNHGPFTIGTDARAAVKAAVMVEEVARTVHVSRQLGEPLPIPQQSIDSLYDRYQNVYGQRSHG
- a CDS encoding BCCT family transporter, with amino-acid sequence MSTTGTPETGEDAPDTPGTAASGTSPTQWPENLPETVHLPRSVQIGDDDSDDEITEKLRRQGARIGKGVIAPAVFWPALLIILAVALLAIIFPETSSTVMFGIQNWIVADLGWFYMLAIGLFVVFSIALALSPYGRIRLGRDEDRPEFGLFSWFAMLFAAGMGVGLVFYGVAEPLGYTTNNVKPSWDGEGVELSGQAMAQTFMHWGLHPWATYAVIGLAVAYAIHRRGRPVSIRWALEPLFGERVKGWVGDVIDVLAIFGTVFGIATSLGLGAQQIGAGMTAIGLIDGASTTFLMILITVITFLATLSVISGVGVGIKWLSNGNLTLAGLLLVTALVFGPTVFLLQNFVESLGVYLSNVFEMTLDVGAYTRSEEAQSWFAGNTLFYWGWWIAWAPFVGVFIARISKGRTVRQFISGVLLVPSLVGMIWFAIWGGNGLFRQWFGAGDLGDITAEESMFRIFEGFPLTGLLSVLGIILVAIFFITSSDSGSLVVDMLASGGHPNPPIWSRVVWAVLEGLLAAALLASGGLEALQAGSLVTALPFSIILLLMCVSLVKALSLDQAVLNQYEQIRRMEAVTRHIAGEVNATLPKNEEFGEYLDTRVDDRIDYRLERTRGAFGRPRSEKPSERTAARPAGRHDRRGRGPSDTESDSDAD
- the araA gene encoding L-arabinose isomerase — translated: MDNPFDAREIWFLTGSQGLYGPETLDQVAEQSRVIAETLDAGADIPVKIVWKPVLTDRDAIRETALAANADPACVGVIAWMHTFSPAKMWIQGLDALTTPLLHLHTQANVALPWSTIDMDFMNLNQAAHGDREFGYIATRLGVNRKTVVGHASDAAVQAKVGRWARAATGWAEMHSLKLARFGDNMRGVAVTEGDKTEAELRLGVSVNTWGVNDLVEVVDAVDERLIDALVAEYEEHYDVAPELRQGGERHESLRYGARQEIGLRTFLDEGGFGAFTTNFEDLGGLRQLPGLAVQRLMADGYGFGAEGDWKTAILVRVAAVMGYGLPGGASLMEDYTYELTPGREKILGAHMLEVSPSLTTAKPTLEIHPLGIGDREDPVRLKFAADAGPAVVVALSDMRERFRLVANVVEVVEPDEALPKLPVACAVWEPAPDLATSAECWLTAGAAHHTVMSNAVDLEVWEDLAQIGDLELAVIDEDTTVRSFAQELRTNQVFYRLGQGF